CACCAGGCTCACCAACAACGCCATGCCCCGTTCGCCGTCGGGCTTGAATCCTGCCGGGTACCTCATCAGGGCAACCTGTTGCGCAAGGCCGCCACCACCGTGTAGCTCTGCGGGCCGACCCGAGCGTCGGGATCGGCCAGGGTCAGGCGCAATCGCACGCTGCGGATCCGCGCCGGATCCCCCGGATGCGGGCTGTAGCGAGCAACCCCGCTATCCGTTGCGGAGCGGGCCACACCGAAACCGACATCGAAGGCTTCGACGTTGTCCAACAGCACCGCCTGCTGCTTGCCCAGGCCACTGCCGAACAACAGTTGATGGTTCTTGTAGCTGTAGAACACTCGTCGCAAGGCAAACACCTGCTGCCCGACACCTCCTGGATGAGCCCCCGAATAGGCCACCGCGCTGCGCTGGCAGTCGGTGACCAGGCTCCAGGTCGGCGCCCCGCCATCCTCACCGACATCCGCAGTGATCAGGGTCAGCTTGTGCTCGGCGCTGTCCCACTGAATCGGGGTGGCCCGGTAACGAGAAAATTCCGTGGCGATACTCGCGTCGTCGACGTCCCGCAAACACCCTGCCAGCCCCGCCATGCGAATTTCCTGGAGCATCTTGCTCAGGACAAACCGCCCATCCTCCTGCAAGTAGGCCGCGGCGCTCTGGCTGAGGTAGGTGTGTTTTGCCGCGATAAATACCTGGGTTGCGGCCAACACCAGCACCAGCCCCAAGAGCAGGGCCAGCATCATCTCCACCAGCGCAAAACCGCAGTTGCCTCGCTTCACGGCGTGCCTCCCGGCCCCACCGCCACTCGGCTGCTGATTTCCAGGCTGCGCTGGCTGGCAACCCGGCCCGCGGCACGGGAGTCGTCCCAGGTGATGCGAACGGTGTAGACCTGCTGGTTGACGCTGATGCGCCCCTTGGCGCCGGGCCCGCCAAAGCTGGCGACGTTGCCGGCAAAGTCCACCAGGTCCTGATCCCGCACCGTGCCCGTGTTGCCCTCAGAGGGAGTACCAAGGGTGTAATCGGCAGATGCGTTGGCCCGAATGCGATCGAGCATGTCGTAGGCGATAAAGCTGGCCTGAGTGCTCATTCGCGCACTGTCGGTATGCTGCAGCGCCCTGATCTGCAGCGCCGCGGCCCCCAACAGGCCCAGCGCCAGAATCGACAGCGCCACCAGCACCTCGATCAAGGACATGCCGTCCTGTGCATGCCACCGGTTCATCCGTAACGTCCTCCATGACTCCCAGCTCGATTGCGACAGGATCCGGTCACTCGTCGCAGGCGACGGCCCCTCAAGTTCGGCGAGCCGCGCCAGGACGGCGCAAATCGATGCGGCCGCCTCCAGAGGTTAGCCTCGGCGTCGCCCCCAGGCCGCTGGCTGGAACACCCCGCAATACATTGCCCTGCGCCCCCACACAGCATGTGCCGCAAGCGACAACACAGAGCGCGATATGTGGTTGCCGCCAGCTGAAACCCTTTGTGCGCAAATTCATGGCAAGCCTTGGCAACGTCCTCGGCTATAACAGTTCAACGCCTGGCCGGTCGGAGACTGGCACTGTGGCCCTTTGGCTCAAGGGCGGGTACCTATCGCGTGAAATCGGGCGTTCCAGGGAGGAATAGCGCATGCATGAGAAGGGTTTCAGCCTGATCGAACTGCTGAGCGCGCTGGCGGTGCTGGCGCTGTTGCTGCCACTGTCCAGCGCCGCCCTCAGTGAGCTGCTGCGCTCCAATCGCCAGCAGGACTCCGCGCAGATGCTTGCCAGCGGCCTGCGCAATGCCCGGGCGGCGGCAATCCTGCATCAACGCACCGCGCTGATCCATGGCCTGGACAACGACTGGAGCCGGGGCTGGCGCATCATTCTGGATATCAGTGGCAAGGGGCCGGAGGATTCGGAGAATCCGCTGCTGATCGAGCGGCGCAGCGGTGGGCAGGTCCTGATAGTGGGTAATCGCCCGGTGCAGCATTACGTGCGTTTCAGCCCATTGGGCAACCCGTTGCTGCCCAGTGGCGCCTTCCAGGCCGGCACCCTGCACATCTGCCAGGCAGACCGGGAGCACAGCCGTCATCAGGTGGTGCTGTCACGCAGCGGGCGGGTCAGCCTGCGCAGCGATGCCGCCGAGCAGGCCTTGTGTGCGACAGCAGGCTGATCAGAGCAGGGAGCGAACCCGCAGCTCCTTGGGCATGGAGAAGGTGATGTTCTCTTCGCGTCCCGCCAGCTCGTCGGCCCCCGTGGCGCCCCAGGCTTGCAACTGCTGGATCACCCCACGCACCAGAACCTCCGGCGCCGAAGCACCGGCGGTGATGCCAATCCGCTCGACCCCGTCGAACCAACTGCGCTGCAGATCCTCAGCACCGTCGATCAGGTAGGCCGGGGTGGCCATGCGCTCGGCCAGCTCGCGCAGGCGGTTGGAGTTGGAGCTGTTGGGGCTGCCGACCACCAGTACCACGTCGCATTCGTCGGCCAGTTGCTTGACCGCGTCCTGGCGGTTTTGCGTGGCATAGCAGATGTCGTCCTTGCGCGGCCCGCCAATGGCCGGGAAGCGCGCACGCAGGGCGTCGATCACCCGGCTGGTGTCATCCATGGACAAGGTGGTCTGGGTCACGAAGGCCAGGCGCTCGGGGTTACGCACCTGCAGCTCGGCCACGTCCTTCTCGTCTTCCACCAGGTAGATGGCGCCGCCATTGCCAGCATCGTACTGGCCCATGGTGCCTTCGACTTCCGGGTGGCCGGCGTGGCCGATCAGGATGCATTCACGACCGTCGCGGCTGTAGCGCGCCACTTCGATATGCACCTTGGTCACCAGCGGGCAGGTGGCATCGAACACCTTGAGGCCACGACCGGCGGCTTCGTTGCGCACCGCCTGGGAAACACCGTGGGCGCTGAAGATGACAATGACGTCATCCGGCACCTGGTCCAGCTCTTCGACGAAGATCGCTCCGCGATTGCGCAGGTCTTCGACGACAAATTTGTTATGTACCACTTCATGCCGGACGTAGATCGGCGGCCCGAAGACTTCCAGGGCGCGATTGACGATTTCGATCGCCCGGTCCACACCGGCGCAGAAGCCACGGGGGTTGGCGAGTTTGATTTGCATGCTGTGCCTCGTGTCTTGCGCGCAAGAAGTTAGATCGTTGTAGACAGCGGATCGCCGGCAAACCGGCTCCTACAGAATAGGAGGCAGCGTGCCGGCGATGCTGTTAAAGCGCTTTGACGTCGATGATCTCGACATCAAAGGTCAGGGTCTTGCCGGCCAGCGGGTGGTTGAAGTCGACGGTGACCTGAGCGTCATCGAACGCTTTGACCACACCGGGCAATTCAGTGTTCGCCGCGTCATTGAAGATCACCAGCAAGCCTTCCGACAGCTCCATGTCCTGGAACTGCGAACGCGGGATGATCTGCACGTTCTGCGGGTTGGGCTGGCCGAAGGCGTTTTCCGGCTCGATCGTCAGATGGCGCTTGTCACCAGCCTTGAAGCCGAACAGCGCTGCTTCGAACCCGGGTAGCAGGTTGCCATCGCCGACCTTGAAGGTCGCCGGGGCCTTGTCGAAGGTGCTGTCTACGGTGTCGCCGTTCTCCAGGCGCAATGCGAAGTGCAAAGTGACTTCGGTGTTCTGACCGATACGTTGTTCAGTCAATACCTGTTCAGTCATGAACGGCTTCTCCGGTTTTCTTGCTCTTGAACATATCCAGGGCCAGCATCACCGCGCCGACGGTAATGGCGCTGTCGGCGAAGTTGAATGCCGGGAAGTACCAGCGGTTCTGCCAGTGCACCAGGATGAAATCGATCACGTGCCCCAGGGCGATGCGATCGTACAGGTTGCCCAGAGCCCCGCCCAGTACCAGGGCCAGGGCGATGGCCAGCCAGGTTTCATTGCGCCCCAGGCGCTTGAGCCAGACCACCAGCACCGCGCTGACCACAATCGCGATCAGGGCAAACAGCCAGCGCTGCCAGCCGGAGCTGTCCGCAAGGAAGCTGAAGGCCGCACCGGTGTTGTAGGCCAGGGTCCAGCTGAAGTAGTCCGGGATCACCACGATCTGCTGGTACATGCTCAACGAACTTTCGAAGTGCAGCTTGCTGACCTGGTCGATGACCAGGACCAGCACGCTCAACCACAGCCAGCCCAGACGGCCGAAACGGCCTGCGGCGTTAGGCATAGTGACGAACCTCGCCTGCGCCGCTGATGTTGTCCACGCAACGCCCGCAGATTTCCGGATGCTCCGGATGCACACCAACGTCTTCGCGGCAGTGCCAGCAACGGGCGCACTTGACGAAGCTCGACTTGACCACTTTCAGCTTGAGGCCGCTGACTTCGGTTTCCACCGCGTCAGCCGGGGCCTGGGCCAGAGGCGCGACGCTGGCGGTGGAGGTGATCAGCACGAAGCGCAGTTCGTTGCTCAGCTTGGCCAGATCGGCCGACAGCGAATCCTCGGCGTACAGGGTCACTTCGGCCTGCAGGTTGCCACCCACCGCTTTCGCGGCGCGCTGGTTCTCCAGTTCCTTGTTGACCGCGGCCTTGACCGCCATGATCCGCTCCCAGAAGGCGCGGTCCAGCTCGAAGCCTTCCGGCAACTCGCTCAGGCCTTCGTACCAGGTGTTGAGCATCACCGATTCGTTGCGCTCGCCCGGCAGGTACTGCCACAGCTCGTCGGCGGTAAAGGCCAGGATCGGCGCGATCCAGCGCACCAGCGCTTCGGAGATGTGGAACAGCGCGGTCTGGCAGGAACGCCGGGCCTGGCTGTTGGCGCCGGTGGTGTACTGGCGGTCCTTGATGATGTCCAGGTAGAAGCCGCCCAGCTCCTGCACGCAGAAGTTGTGCACCTTGGAGTAGACGTTCCAGAAG
This genomic stretch from Pseudomonas sp. Os17 harbors:
- a CDS encoding PilW family protein, translating into MKRGNCGFALVEMMLALLLGLVLVLAATQVFIAAKHTYLSQSAAAYLQEDGRFVLSKMLQEIRMAGLAGCLRDVDDASIATEFSRYRATPIQWDSAEHKLTLITADVGEDGGAPTWSLVTDCQRSAVAYSGAHPGGVGQQVFALRRVFYSYKNHQLLFGSGLGKQQAVLLDNVEAFDVGFGVARSATDSGVARYSPHPGDPARIRSVRLRLTLADPDARVGPQSYTVVAALRNRLP
- the pilV gene encoding type IV pilus modification protein PilV, translated to MNRWHAQDGMSLIEVLVALSILALGLLGAAALQIRALQHTDSARMSTQASFIAYDMLDRIRANASADYTLGTPSEGNTGTVRDQDLVDFAGNVASFGGPGAKGRISVNQQVYTVRITWDDSRAAGRVASQRSLEISSRVAVGPGGTP
- a CDS encoding GspH/FimT family protein, translated to MHEKGFSLIELLSALAVLALLLPLSSAALSELLRSNRQQDSAQMLASGLRNARAAAILHQRTALIHGLDNDWSRGWRIILDISGKGPEDSENPLLIERRSGGQVLIVGNRPVQHYVRFSPLGNPLLPSGAFQAGTLHICQADREHSRHQVVLSRSGRVSLRSDAAEQALCATAG
- the ispH gene encoding 4-hydroxy-3-methylbut-2-enyl diphosphate reductase — protein: MQIKLANPRGFCAGVDRAIEIVNRALEVFGPPIYVRHEVVHNKFVVEDLRNRGAIFVEELDQVPDDVIVIFSAHGVSQAVRNEAAGRGLKVFDATCPLVTKVHIEVARYSRDGRECILIGHAGHPEVEGTMGQYDAGNGGAIYLVEDEKDVAELQVRNPERLAFVTQTTLSMDDTSRVIDALRARFPAIGGPRKDDICYATQNRQDAVKQLADECDVVLVVGSPNSSNSNRLRELAERMATPAYLIDGAEDLQRSWFDGVERIGITAGASAPEVLVRGVIQQLQAWGATGADELAGREENITFSMPKELRVRSLL
- the fkpB gene encoding FKBP-type peptidyl-prolyl cis-trans isomerase — protein: MTEQVLTEQRIGQNTEVTLHFALRLENGDTVDSTFDKAPATFKVGDGNLLPGFEAALFGFKAGDKRHLTIEPENAFGQPNPQNVQIIPRSQFQDMELSEGLLVIFNDAANTELPGVVKAFDDAQVTVDFNHPLAGKTLTFDVEIIDVKAL
- the lspA gene encoding signal peptidase II, producing MPNAAGRFGRLGWLWLSVLVLVIDQVSKLHFESSLSMYQQIVVIPDYFSWTLAYNTGAAFSFLADSSGWQRWLFALIAIVVSAVLVVWLKRLGRNETWLAIALALVLGGALGNLYDRIALGHVIDFILVHWQNRWYFPAFNFADSAITVGAVMLALDMFKSKKTGEAVHD